A stretch of the Poseidonibacter antarcticus genome encodes the following:
- a CDS encoding malic enzyme-like NAD(P)-binding protein, with protein sequence MSNKVTKSEALDYHRVPKPGKIEIATTTRLESQRDLALAYTPGVAFPCEEIQANPELAYEYTAKRNLVAVISNGTAVLGLGNIGAIASKPVMEGKAVLFKKFAAVDSFDIEVDETNIDKFCEVVKAISPTFGGINLEDIKAPECFEIEKRLVEELDIPVMHDDQHGTAIITTAALMNACEMMGKKLEDMKVVVVGAGAAAIACSTMYKGAGIKNLIMCDSKGVVHSKRNDLNKYKLEFVTDKATTMEEAFSNADMVLGLSRPGSFTKELVSLMAEEPIVFTLANPTPELFPEEISEVKPKAIIGTGRSDFPNQVNNVLGFPYIFRGALDVKTRKINMTMKIAAAKAIANLAKEPFPSELKALFGDLSYGREYIIPTPFDKRLIVEVSSAVANAAVETGVARVKEFNLEEYREKLSHML encoded by the coding sequence ATGAGTAATAAAGTAACAAAAAGTGAAGCATTAGATTATCATAGAGTTCCAAAACCAGGAAAAATCGAAATTGCTACTACAACAAGATTAGAATCACAAAGAGATTTAGCTTTAGCTTATACTCCAGGTGTTGCATTTCCATGTGAAGAAATACAAGCAAATCCAGAATTAGCGTATGAATATACAGCAAAAAGAAATTTAGTTGCAGTTATTTCTAATGGTACAGCAGTATTAGGATTAGGAAATATTGGCGCAATAGCTTCAAAACCTGTTATGGAGGGTAAAGCTGTTTTATTTAAAAAGTTTGCAGCTGTTGATTCTTTTGATATTGAAGTTGATGAAACAAATATTGATAAATTTTGTGAAGTTGTAAAAGCAATTTCTCCAACATTTGGTGGGATTAATTTAGAAGATATTAAAGCTCCTGAATGTTTTGAAATTGAAAAAAGACTTGTAGAAGAACTTGATATTCCTGTTATGCATGATGATCAACACGGAACTGCTATTATTACAACTGCGGCACTTATGAATGCTTGTGAAATGATGGGTAAAAAATTAGAAGATATGAAAGTAGTAGTTGTAGGAGCTGGTGCTGCTGCTATTGCTTGTTCTACTATGTACAAGGGTGCAGGAATTAAGAATCTAATTATGTGTGATTCTAAAGGTGTTGTACATTCAAAAAGAAATGACTTAAATAAATACAAATTAGAGTTTGTAACAGACAAGGCTACAACTATGGAAGAAGCCTTTAGCAACGCTGATATGGTTCTAGGACTTTCGCGTCCAGGAAGTTTTACCAAAGAGCTTGTTTCTTTAATGGCTGAAGAGCCAATTGTATTTACATTGGCAAATCCTACTCCTGAATTATTTCCAGAAGAGATAAGTGAAGTTAAGCCAAAAGCAATTATTGGTACAGGACGATCTGATTTTCCTAATCAAGTAAATAATGTACTTGGTTTCCCTTATATTTTTAGAGGTGCATTAGATGTTAAAACTAGAAAAATTAATATGACTATGAAAATAGCAGCAGCAAAAGCAATTGCTAATTTAGCAAAAGAGCCTTTCCCTTCTGAATTAAAAGCTTTATTTGGAGATTTATCTTATGGGAGAGAATATATTATTCCAACACCATTTGATAAAAGACTTATAGTTGAAGTATCATCAGCTGTTGCAAATGCAGCTGTAGAAACAGGAGTTGCAAGAGTTAAAGAGTTTAACTTGGAAGAGTATAGAGAAAAACTTTCTCATATGCTATAG
- a CDS encoding SPFH domain-containing protein has protein sequence MEENVVFAVAIIIFALVITLKGVRIVPQSDLYVVERLGKYYKILHGGFHLIIPIVDSIRIVLTSREQLVDIAKQSVITRDNVNISIDGIVFCKVDDAKEATYNVVDFKNAIANLAMTTLRAEIGGMDLDDTLSNRETLNAKLQNELGSAAANWGIKVTRVEISDISVPSEIERAMNMQMEAEREKRAIETKARADKESVILKAEGFRQEQFLKAEAIERMADAKRYEQEQVAAGQKEAMILLNESMSQNEKGAEFLLAKDRVAAFKALAESPSNDKMILPYDVTQMIGSTSVLGDAFFKGVSNESKNNA, from the coding sequence ATAGAAGAAAATGTAGTTTTTGCTGTTGCAATTATAATTTTTGCATTAGTTATAACTTTAAAAGGAGTTCGTATTGTTCCTCAATCTGATCTTTATGTTGTAGAAAGATTAGGAAAATATTATAAAATACTTCATGGTGGTTTTCATTTAATTATTCCTATTGTAGATTCTATTAGAATAGTTTTAACTTCAAGAGAGCAGTTAGTAGATATTGCAAAACAATCTGTGATTACAAGAGATAATGTAAATATTTCTATTGATGGAATAGTATTTTGTAAGGTTGATGATGCAAAAGAAGCTACATATAATGTAGTAGATTTTAAAAATGCTATTGCAAATTTAGCAATGACAACCCTTCGAGCTGAAATTGGAGGAATGGATTTAGATGATACTTTATCAAATAGAGAAACTTTAAATGCAAAACTACAAAATGAATTAGGAAGTGCAGCAGCAAACTGGGGAATTAAAGTTACAAGAGTTGAAATATCTGATATTTCAGTTCCAAGTGAAATTGAACGTGCTATGAATATGCAAATGGAAGCTGAGCGAGAAAAAAGAGCTATAGAAACAAAAGCAAGAGCTGATAAAGAATCTGTGATATTAAAAGCTGAAGGTTTTAGACAAGAACAATTTTTAAAAGCAGAAGCAATTGAGCGAATGGCAGATGCAAAAAGATATGAACAAGAACAAGTAGCAGCTGGTCAAAAAGAAGCAATGATTTTACTAAATGAATCAATGTCTCAAAATGAAAAAGGTGCAGAATTTTTACTTGCAAAAGATAGAGTTGCAGCATTTAAAGCCTTGGCGGAGAGTCCATCAAATGATAAAATGATTTTACCTTATGACGTAACACAAATGATTGGAAGTACAAGTGTTTTAGGTGATGCTTTCTTCAAGGGTGTTAGCAACGAAAGTAAAAATAATGCTTGA
- the purU gene encoding formyltetrahydrofolate deformylase, with amino-acid sequence MDEYILLIDTEDAKGLVYNISKVLFANHLNIEQNTEYVDKNTNKFFMRTIISGKISQKLLLKELQEVLPPNSEIKLNKKAKKNVVILATKEFHVLGDLLIRYIDGELNANIKAVIANHDNLKGLVENFDIPFIHIDAEGLTREEHEGKIIEKVKEYEPELIVLAKYMRILTPNFVETFPKQVLNIHHSFLPAFIGANPYKQAHQRGVKIIGATAHYVTNDLDEGPIIAQDVVRIDHTYSWQDMRKAGRNVEKIVLSNAFQMLLDDRVFVHGNKTVIL; translated from the coding sequence ATGGACGAATACATACTTTTAATTGATACAGAAGACGCAAAAGGTTTGGTATACAATATTTCAAAAGTACTTTTTGCTAACCACTTAAATATAGAACAAAATACTGAATATGTTGATAAAAATACAAATAAGTTTTTTATGAGAACAATAATTTCTGGGAAAATTTCTCAGAAATTATTATTAAAAGAATTACAAGAGGTATTACCTCCAAATTCAGAGATAAAGTTAAATAAAAAAGCTAAAAAAAATGTAGTTATTCTTGCAACTAAAGAATTTCATGTTTTAGGTGATTTATTAATCAGATATATAGATGGTGAATTAAATGCAAATATCAAAGCTGTTATTGCAAATCATGATAACCTAAAAGGTTTAGTTGAAAACTTTGATATTCCTTTTATACATATAGATGCTGAAGGTTTAACAAGAGAAGAACATGAGGGAAAGATTATTGAAAAAGTTAAAGAATATGAACCTGAACTTATTGTTCTTGCAAAATATATGAGAATTTTAACTCCTAATTTTGTTGAAACTTTTCCTAAGCAAGTATTAAATATACATCACTCTTTCTTACCTGCATTTATAGGTGCAAATCCATATAAACAAGCTCATCAAAGAGGTGTTAAGATTATTGGTGCAACGGCTCATTATGTTACAAATGATTTAGATGAAGGTCCAATTATTGCTCAAGATGTAGTAAGAATCGATCATACATATTCTTGGCAAGATATGAGAAAAGCAGGACGTAATGTAGAAAAAATTGTATTATCAAATGCTTTTCAAATGTTACTAGATGATAGGGTTTTCGTACATGGAAATAAAACGGTGATTTTATAA
- a CDS encoding tRNA (cytidine(34)-2'-O)-methyltransferase yields MFNLVLLEPRIPGNVGTIGRLAFAMDCTLHLIKPYGFGAITEKEVRRAGLDYWFELDVREYDNIEDFWAKNPFSPRHFFATTKTKRNYFEAKFEVGDYFYFGREDAGLPIEVLEKREEGCITIPMTNEARSLNMANSVSIIAYEALRQNYKDFK; encoded by the coding sequence ATGTTTAATCTTGTTTTATTAGAACCTAGAATACCTGGAAATGTTGGAACTATTGGAAGACTAGCTTTTGCAATGGATTGTACTTTGCACCTTATAAAACCTTATGGTTTTGGTGCAATTACAGAAAAAGAAGTTAGACGTGCTGGACTTGATTATTGGTTTGAATTAGATGTAAGAGAATATGATAATATTGAAGATTTTTGGGCAAAAAATCCATTTTCTCCTAGACACTTCTTCGCAACTACAAAAACAAAAAGAAATTACTTTGAAGCAAAATTTGAAGTAGGGGATTACTTTTATTTTGGACGCGAAGATGCAGGTTTACCTATTGAAGTTTTAGAAAAAAGAGAAGAGGGTTGTATTACAATTCCTATGACAAATGAAGCTAGAAGTTTAAATATGGCTAACTCAGTTTCAATTATTGCTTATGAAGCATTAAGACAAAATTATAAAGATTTCAAGTAA
- a CDS encoding response regulator transcription factor, giving the protein MFNILVLEDDELFANTLEDFLCEEGFSVDLAFDGEECLNLNYEKNYDLYIFDINVPKINGLDLLKQLRSAGDETPSIFLTSYKDKDTLHEGFLNGCDDYIKKPVDLDELILRIKALLKRNKKQFDIVELNSHLTFNPTTKRILDDNKDLNLPIKISELIELFIENRGSIVTKEMIISKLWNIDEDYSEGSIRVYINQVKKLLGKESIHNIKGIGYKIEF; this is encoded by the coding sequence ATGTTTAATATATTGGTTTTAGAAGATGACGAACTATTTGCAAATACGCTAGAAGACTTTCTTTGTGAAGAAGGTTTTAGTGTGGATTTAGCTTTTGATGGTGAGGAATGTCTTAATTTAAATTATGAAAAAAATTATGATTTGTATATTTTTGATATAAATGTACCTAAAATCAATGGATTAGATTTATTAAAACAATTACGTAGTGCAGGAGATGAAACTCCATCTATATTTTTAACATCATATAAAGATAAAGATACTTTGCACGAGGGTTTTTTAAATGGTTGTGATGATTATATAAAAAAACCCGTTGATTTAGATGAACTTATTTTACGAATAAAAGCTTTATTAAAAAGAAATAAAAAGCAATTTGATATTGTTGAATTAAATTCACATTTAACATTTAATCCTACAACAAAAAGGATTTTAGATGATAATAAAGATTTAAATCTTCCTATAAAAATTTCAGAGCTAATAGAATTATTTATTGAGAATAGAGGTTCAATTGTTACAAAAGAGATGATTATTTCAAAGCTTTGGAATATTGATGAAGACTATAGTGAAGGTTCAATACGAGTTTATATAAATCAAGTTAAGAAACTTTTAGGAAAAGAGTCTATTCATAATATTAAAGGTATTGGATATAAAATTGAATTCTAA
- a CDS encoding TonB-dependent receptor, with protein MRIKHSLFALLTLTSTSFSREVVLEQMSVTATKIKTPTKEVTQSIAVVDNKTIEDKNILNIQQAIENIPGVIAQSSSNSSSPKLIIRGAGLKARYGVREIMVIKDGVPMTDPDSFTRFDYIDMQDVSSIEVQKGPGSINAANATGGVIQLITKSVFDDSSNRIKVGMGNDGQKNINLKLSQALSENDFTSFSFSKRTLDNKWRDNNEFDSTQASIKYGHIFNDDSILESEFAYTKSDLNLPTSMTKAEFEEYKQTGKQHDTSYQWQNSARNSEIYSLNTKYEKEFENFTFKPRVYFNTWDHYHPVTGMINDSSDNNVFGTDLELNNTHKLFSNDASFVTGFTWKKDVTNNAKKYTYRDLNTSTISSWAGSVTQINNTLSNNKGSLASVEDTNTTLYGIYAMESFKPTKNLSIDISTRIDKLDFDISGNEATSYNYSTKSYENGIGDYDINKDFTLFSAKLGASYALNDSSNIYISFAKANQAPTTSELGDKESLRKTNSINYEIGLKTRNENLSSDLAIYQNDVKDEIIQILDANGNSIYDNAGETSKKGLEFNIAYNLNKNFQVGGAYSYSNYKFKTFNESVSGNLVSRDGNYLPYIPKNQYSLFVSMHLVNGLKSRITTKSYGSYYMDNANTSKYEGYSLITDFMIGYEKKEHNIQLNVNNVFDKFYALEASKDVYGSESYKAAAPRSLMLTYSYSF; from the coding sequence ATGAGAATTAAACACTCTTTATTTGCACTTCTTACATTAACTTCTACATCTTTTTCTCGCGAAGTAGTTTTAGAACAAATGTCTGTAACTGCAACTAAAATTAAAACTCCTACAAAAGAAGTAACACAAAGTATTGCTGTTGTTGATAATAAAACTATTGAAGATAAAAATATATTGAATATTCAACAAGCAATAGAAAATATTCCAGGTGTTATTGCACAATCTTCTTCAAATTCTTCAAGTCCTAAACTTATAATTAGAGGAGCAGGGCTAAAAGCTAGATATGGAGTACGAGAAATTATGGTTATTAAAGATGGCGTTCCTATGACAGATCCTGATTCATTTACTAGATTTGATTATATTGATATGCAAGATGTTTCAAGTATAGAAGTACAAAAAGGGCCAGGTTCTATTAATGCTGCTAATGCAACGGGTGGAGTAATTCAGCTTATTACAAAGTCAGTTTTTGATGATTCTTCTAATAGAATAAAAGTTGGAATGGGGAATGATGGTCAAAAAAATATAAATCTAAAATTATCACAAGCTTTAAGTGAAAATGACTTTACCTCTTTTTCTTTTAGTAAAAGAACGCTTGATAATAAATGGAGAGATAATAATGAATTTGATTCTACACAAGCTAGTATAAAATATGGTCATATTTTTAATGATGATTCAATTCTTGAATCTGAATTTGCTTATACCAAGTCAGATTTAAATCTTCCTACTTCAATGACTAAAGCTGAGTTTGAGGAATATAAACAAACAGGAAAACAGCATGATACTTCATATCAATGGCAAAATAGTGCAAGAAATTCTGAAATATATTCTTTAAATACAAAATATGAAAAAGAATTTGAAAATTTTACTTTTAAACCTAGAGTATATTTTAATACATGGGATCATTATCATCCAGTAACAGGAATGATTAATGATAGTAGTGATAATAATGTATTTGGAACAGATTTAGAATTAAATAATACTCATAAGCTATTTTCAAATGATGCAAGTTTTGTAACAGGATTTACATGGAAAAAAGATGTAACAAATAATGCAAAAAAATATACTTATAGAGATTTAAATACTTCGACAATTTCATCTTGGGCAGGAAGTGTTACTCAAATAAATAATACCTTATCAAATAATAAAGGAAGTCTTGCTTCAGTTGAAGATACAAATACGACTTTGTATGGTATATATGCAATGGAGTCTTTTAAGCCTACTAAAAACTTGTCGATTGATATTAGTACGAGAATTGATAAATTAGATTTTGATATTTCAGGGAATGAAGCTACTAGTTATAATTATTCAACAAAGAGTTATGAAAATGGAATTGGAGATTATGATATAAATAAAGACTTTACTTTATTCTCTGCAAAACTTGGAGCTAGTTATGCTTTAAATGATAGTTCAAATATTTATATTTCTTTTGCAAAAGCTAATCAAGCACCTACAACAAGTGAATTAGGTGATAAAGAATCATTAAGAAAAACTAATAGTATTAATTATGAAATTGGTTTAAAAACAAGAAATGAAAACTTATCATCAGATTTAGCTATTTATCAAAATGATGTGAAAGATGAAATAATTCAGATTTTGGATGCAAATGGAAATTCAATATATGATAATGCTGGAGAAACTAGTAAAAAAGGTTTAGAATTTAATATAGCTTATAATTTGAACAAAAACTTTCAAGTAGGAGGTGCTTATTCATATAGTAATTACAAATTTAAAACTTTTAATGAATCTGTTAGTGGAAATTTAGTTTCAAGAGATGGGAATTATTTACCTTATATTCCTAAAAATCAATATTCTTTATTTGTTTCAATGCATTTAGTTAATGGTTTAAAATCAAGAATAACTACAAAATCTTATGGAAGTTATTATATGGATAATGCAAATACTTCAAAATATGAAGGTTATTCTTTAATTACTGATTTTATGATTGGTTATGAAAAGAAAGAACATAATATTCAATTGAATGTAAATAATGTTTTTGATAAATTCTATGCATTAGAGGCTTCTAAAGATGTATATGGAAGTGAATCATATAAAGCAGCAGCACCTAGAAGTCTTATGCTTACGTATAGTTATAGTTTTTAG
- a CDS encoding NfeD family protein — MLEVFNPYILLGIGVILIAFEAIITSFILIWFGIGFIITALISYFYPFSDGVWQLAIASFISVLLLVLLRKKAFEKFLESDENISDNFLDEKGFGEIKNQKVYYKGTYWQIDGSIDESKFNEGEKVIVTKTHKNSATISKK, encoded by the coding sequence ATGCTTGAAGTATTTAACCCATATATTTTACTTGGAATTGGTGTGATTTTAATTGCTTTTGAAGCAATTATTACATCATTTATTCTTATTTGGTTTGGGATAGGTTTTATAATAACTGCATTAATCTCTTATTTTTATCCTTTTAGTGACGGAGTTTGGCAATTAGCAATTGCATCTTTTATCTCTGTTTTATTACTTGTTTTATTACGAAAAAAAGCTTTTGAAAAGTTTTTGGAATCAGATGAGAATATAAGTGATAATTTTTTGGATGAAAAAGGCTTTGGTGAAATCAAAAATCAAAAAGTTTATTACAAGGGAACGTATTGGCAAATTGATGGTTCAATTGATGAATCAAAATTTAACGAAGGCGAAAAAGTAATCGTAACTAAAACTCATAAAAATTCTGCAACTATAAGTAAAAAATAA
- a CDS encoding sensor histidine kinase, producing the protein MNSKKKDFLISISIIFTFSLVIILYVNYVLISVFGLNQDNFIYIIIPLLVLGIIIFLSFTSSILKPLFTSDDNLQKNLKETIHELNIPVSTIKMNTQLLEKKITDEKSLKRLNRIKEASNNLIKLYEDMEYNIKKEIDKIEKQNCFLDEVIANSINKFDDIKKDTIIKSNVPDIKLLTDTNGFLKVIDNLILNAIKYNTKQDPEIDISFNDNILSIFNKGEKIDTKNLLIIFDRYYQTDPSHEGFGLGLNIVKEFCDKNKIIIKIDTHPNGNTFNLNIKNIIA; encoded by the coding sequence TTGAATTCTAAGAAAAAAGATTTTTTAATTTCTATTTCTATTATATTTACTTTTTCTCTTGTTATAATTTTATATGTTAATTATGTTTTAATCTCAGTATTTGGTTTAAATCAAGATAATTTCATATATATAATAATTCCTTTATTAGTTCTTGGGATTATTATTTTTCTTAGTTTTACTTCAAGTATTTTAAAACCTTTATTTACAAGTGATGATAATTTACAAAAGAATTTAAAAGAAACTATCCACGAACTAAATATCCCAGTTTCAACTATCAAAATGAATACGCAGCTTTTAGAAAAGAAAATTACAGATGAAAAGAGTTTAAAACGTCTTAATCGTATCAAAGAAGCTTCTAATAATCTTATTAAATTATATGAAGATATGGAATATAATATCAAAAAAGAAATAGATAAAATTGAAAAGCAAAACTGTTTTTTAGATGAAGTTATTGCAAATTCTATAAATAAATTTGATGATATTAAAAAAGATACTATTATTAAATCAAACGTTCCTGATATAAAACTTTTAACTGATACAAATGGTTTTTTAAAAGTAATTGATAATCTTATACTAAATGCAATAAAATATAATACAAAGCAAGATCCTGAAATTGATATTAGCTTTAATGATAATATATTATCAATATTTAATAAGGGTGAAAAAATTGATACAAAAAATTTACTTATAATTTTTGATAGATATTATCAAACAGACCCTTCACATGAAGGTTTTGGTTTAGGATTAAATATTGTAAAAGAGTTTTGTGATAAAAATAAGATTATTATTAAAATAGATACACATCCAAATGGTAATACATTTAATTTAAATATTAAAAATATAATCGCTTAA
- the pgeF gene encoding peptidoglycan editing factor PgeF, whose product MNEILSIFTNTNDGNLAYHVGDERSNVDNNRKALALKYNYDYKELVSMNQTHGNNVQIVSSKSPKIIDDCDGLITNEKDLPLLVMVADCIPILLHDEKKGVISALHAGRNSTFLKIAKVAINKMKEEFSCNPLDIKATLGPSIQKCCYEVSEDLANIVKTSFGKEFVDGRNIDLQAINKSILLKNGVANITISDICTKCGSDKYYSYRKNPKTGRFAGLIKL is encoded by the coding sequence ATGAATGAAATATTATCTATCTTTACCAATACAAACGATGGAAATTTAGCTTATCACGTAGGAGATGAAAGATCAAACGTAGATAATAATAGAAAAGCTTTAGCATTAAAATATAATTATGATTATAAAGAACTTGTTTCAATGAATCAAACGCATGGAAACAATGTTCAAATAGTAAGTTCCAAATCACCTAAAATAATTGATGATTGTGATGGTTTAATTACAAATGAAAAAGATTTACCTTTATTAGTAATGGTTGCTGATTGTATTCCAATATTATTGCACGATGAAAAAAAAGGCGTAATATCTGCACTTCACGCAGGAAGAAACTCAACTTTTTTAAAAATTGCAAAAGTTGCTATAAATAAAATGAAAGAAGAATTTTCTTGTAACCCTTTGGATATAAAAGCTACTTTAGGTCCAAGTATTCAAAAGTGTTGTTATGAGGTAAGTGAAGATTTAGCGAATATTGTTAAAACATCTTTTGGAAAAGAGTTTGTAGATGGAAGAAATATAGATTTACAAGCAATAAACAAATCAATTTTATTAAAAAATGGTGTTGCAAATATTACTATTAGTGATATTTGCACCAAATGTGGTAGTGACAAATATTATTCATATAGAAAAAATCCTAAAACTGGAAGGTTTGCAGGTCTTATAAAGTTGTAA
- the exbB gene encoding TonB-system energizer ExbB, with amino-acid sequence MDIEFLKNLVDYGVIALLIFMSFISVWFFIERIFFYRKLDVKVFKNKKTLDVALTRNLTIIGTIASNSPYIGLLGTVLAIMLTFITMGSGDIEAAKIMSSLALALKATAAGLVVAIISQIFYNILGRYAEVLESSYETEEV; translated from the coding sequence ATGGATATAGAATTTTTAAAGAACTTAGTTGATTACGGAGTTATTGCTCTATTGATTTTTATGAGTTTTATATCAGTTTGGTTTTTTATTGAAAGAATATTCTTTTATAGAAAACTAGATGTAAAAGTATTTAAAAATAAGAAGACCTTAGATGTAGCTCTTACACGTAATCTAACAATTATAGGTACAATTGCCTCAAATTCACCATATATAGGCTTATTAGGTACTGTATTAGCTATTATGCTTACATTTATTACTATGGGAAGTGGTGATATTGAAGCTGCTAAAATTATGAGTTCACTTGCACTTGCATTAAAAGCAACAGCAGCTGGATTAGTTGTTGCTATTATATCTCAAATTTTTTATAATATTTTAGGAAGATATGCTGAAGTTTTAGAGAGTTCTTATGAAACTGAAGAAGTTTGA
- a CDS encoding 4Fe-4S binding protein, whose product MVKNINRDKNDIFSMFILKTIFKNQIFIKTVQVLTFGLFIYAITFGFINPEKKDNLFTTAVFWSLFWPFFMVVSLSTFGRIFCGICPHAFIGKFITKIGLKKKMPKNLANPFIGVFLLVIGWWLTYYLYPGLFKTPYMSAVFFLVLTLVAILFYFIYDEMAYCKNICPIGTMTKAFSIVSFTKLETYTDNCKSCKTFECASACSYNLKPFTFAKKNSMDDCTLCMDCTKACDAISFKIIKPSSKSFKNFKTKKVEVWAIILITAVISLTMSFHHALGRSAIVEDFFWVKTARYFESFINFGTIDAIGFFAVLYAVLIAIILSTIGMFIASKIMNVPYEKVFYTLGYAFAPLFIIGGLSHIGEFFFYSYASNIFNGFNQAFALGYENIKPLATRRDSWVHIFALFSHLGYIWAFVLMVKRLKLIDAKKHLKFIAFPFASLLIIFYMALNFYTGYVFKTYGAKKSGHNHSSLELKIIKEINNGYRIFKELS is encoded by the coding sequence ATGGTAAAAAATATTAATAGAGATAAAAATGACATTTTTTCGATGTTTATTCTAAAAACAATTTTTAAAAACCAAATATTTATAAAAACGGTTCAAGTTTTAACTTTTGGTCTTTTTATTTATGCAATTACTTTTGGTTTTATAAATCCAGAAAAAAAAGATAATTTGTTTACAACTGCAGTTTTTTGGAGTTTATTTTGGCCATTTTTTATGGTTGTTTCTTTATCAACCTTTGGAAGAATCTTTTGTGGAATATGTCCTCATGCTTTTATAGGAAAATTTATCACAAAAATTGGCTTAAAAAAGAAAATGCCAAAAAACTTAGCAAATCCATTTATAGGTGTATTTTTATTAGTTATTGGCTGGTGGTTGACTTATTATTTATATCCTGGATTATTTAAAACACCATATATGTCAGCTGTATTTTTTCTAGTATTAACACTTGTTGCTATTTTATTTTATTTTATTTATGATGAAATGGCTTATTGTAAAAATATTTGTCCAATTGGAACTATGACAAAAGCTTTTTCCATAGTAAGTTTTACAAAACTTGAGACTTACACAGATAATTGTAAATCATGTAAGACATTTGAGTGTGCTAGTGCCTGTAGTTATAACTTGAAACCTTTTACTTTTGCTAAGAAGAATTCAATGGATGATTGTACTTTATGTATGGATTGTACAAAAGCTTGTGATGCTATTAGTTTTAAAATTATAAAACCTTCAAGTAAATCTTTTAAAAATTTTAAAACAAAGAAGGTTGAAGTATGGGCTATTATTTTAATTACTGCAGTAATTAGTTTAACAATGAGTTTTCATCATGCTTTGGGTAGAAGTGCAATTGTTGAAGACTTTTTTTGGGTAAAAACTGCAAGATATTTTGAATCATTTATAAATTTTGGTACAATTGACGCTATTGGCTTTTTTGCTGTTTTATATGCTGTTTTAATAGCTATAATATTGAGTACTATTGGTATGTTTATTGCTTCTAAAATTATGAATGTTCCTTATGAAAAAGTATTTTATACGTTAGGTTATGCTTTTGCCCCTCTATTTATAATTGGGGGATTATCTCATATTGGTGAGTTTTTCTTTTATTCATATGCTTCAAATATATTCAATGGGTTTAATCAAGCTTTTGCACTTGGATATGAGAATATTAAACCATTAGCAACGAGAAGAGATTCATGGGTTCATATATTTGCTTTATTTTCACATTTAGGTTATATTTGGGCTTTTGTTTTAATGGTAAAAAGATTAAAACTTATTGATGCAAAAAAGCATTTAAAGTTTATAGCATTCCCTTTTGCATCGCTTTTAATCATTTTTTATATGGCATTAAATTTTTATACAGGATATGTGTTTAAAACTTATGGAGCTAAAAAGAGTGGACATAATCATTCTAGTTTAGAACTAAAAATAATTAAGGAAATAAATAATGGATATAGAATTTTTAAAGAACTTAGTTGA